The nucleotide sequence GCTCGATCCGGCGCGAGTGTCTGAATCATGTCCTCGTCCTTGGCGAACCGCACCTGCGCCGCATCCTGACCCGTTACTTCGCGTACTATCACCGGGCGCGAACTCATCTCTCGCTCGACAAAGATGCACCCGATAGACGGCCAATCGAGCGGCCGGAGCTCGGCATGGTCGTCCAGATTCCCGAAGTCGGTGGCCTGCATCATCGCTACGTCCGGCGGGCGGCCTGATCTCGCATCACCCGCTCCGTCCAGCCCCACCCGCCACGCCCGGCACCCCGCTCGCCGTCCCACCTCGAGCTCCACCTCTTTCCGTGGCGGGCCTATGGCCCCAAGCTGCCGACTGCCCTGCCTCCGACCCGCTGTCTACAGTCTCCTGGCGTTCCGGGCCTGTCGCGAGAGCATGGGTCGTCGTCAACCGAGTCGGGAGCGGTTTTGGCGAAGGACGGGTGGTGCCGGCCCGGTTCTGGGCCACGGCGGTGAGGAAATGTGCCCCGTCGGCCACCGTGGTCGTGTTCAGCGTCGTACTGGCCGTGAAGCTCGTGGGGGGGGGTTGAGCACGGTGGCGAGGCTGCGGCCGTCGAGGACGAAGGTGATGGACGCGACCCCGGTCGAGTCCGTAGCCTGGGCCGTGAGCGTGATGGCCTGACGCACGAAGGCCCCTGGCGCCGGCTGGAGCAGCGCGACGGCGGGGGAGGCGGTGGTGTGGGTCAGGCTCACGGTCGTGGGCACCGAGCTGAGCCCATTGCCCCCGCTGGGCGTGGCGAAGACGGCCAGCGTGTTGGTGGCGTTCGCGGTCAGCGGCACGACGAGCGAAAAGCGCCCGGTGGCATCCGTGGTCCCCGTGACGACCGTCGTCACCACGTCATTGACCAGCACGACGATGTCGATGCGGAGGCTGGGATCAGCGGTGCCCGTCACCGTGATCGTGGGCTGGTTGGTGAAGGCCGGCAGCGGGTCGAGCAGCGGGGGCGCCGGGGCGCGGAAGCGGAGCAGGCGGCCGGCGGTGCCATCCGCCAGATAGAGCGAGCCGTCGGGACCGAGGCTGAGGCCCCGCGGGTCGCCCAGGTGGTCGGCGAACGAGGTCAGCGTGGCGTCCAGACGCACCTTGCCGATGGTGCGCTTGACGGGATCCGCGGGGCCGCTCGCCTCCCGGAAGCCGGCGTAGAGGCCGGTGACCAGCGCGAACTGGCCGGGCTGCATGAGCCCCACCGGCTGCTGGAGCCCGGTGTCGAGGAACACCACGGGCGTGCCGAGGGCACCGCCCGTGGCGTCGCTCGCCGCTCGGACGCTTAGGGCTTGCTATCGGTCTCGAGCAGCGCTTGAATGAAGGCGCGGCCGGCGGGCGTGTTCCAGTCGTTGGGTCCCACATGCCGACCCACGACGCGGCCCTTGCGGTCGACGAAG is from Candidatus Methylomirabilota bacterium and encodes:
- a CDS encoding Ig-like domain-containing protein, translating into MVFLDTGLQQPVGLMQPGQFALVTGLYAGFREASGPADPVKRTIGKVRLDATLTSFADHLGDPRGLSLGPDGSLYLADGTAGRLLRFRAPAPPLLDPLPAFTNQPTITVTGTADPSLRIDIVVLVNDVVTTVVTGTTDATGRFSLVVPLTANATNTLAVFATPSGGNGLSSVPTTVSLTHTTASPAVALLQPAPGAFVRQAITLTAQATDSTGVASITFVLDGRSLATVLNPPPRASRPVRR